A genomic region of Lycorma delicatula isolate Av1 chromosome 4, ASM4794821v1, whole genome shotgun sequence contains the following coding sequences:
- the LOC142323684 gene encoding putative tRNA (uracil-O(2)-)-methyltransferase — MNFYDSFVEEHVVETSATQKQFWNAVNLWNERPNIVNKKLIGIEMITKFQIKNIEYIDNVINILRIIIEGTDVLISKTITERLKASCNDYLYFNNDNEIDICFYVKKLLPKILNLKMLTEVDVAIFDYINNKATFFNIFSMTNTCIETNMDDNINYEKLYHYCYQITFKEFLHHNELKDITLSHISLSFGNQISHYKNTCISNFNNNKEWLKNKLLCKIVKWSEEGDESNNNQIDEKSTSVCKSGSLRLISINEYCFLYQKLKKMYGKKFVKIWPENTDPLKFVYEDVAIATYLLLLWGDKKQKFVDMGCGNGLLVHILTCEGHVGIGFDVRSRKIWELYPSGTADLQVKTIVPTVDGSCLYPDVDWLIGNHSDELTPWIPVIASLSSYKCNYFLLPCCSYELNGQKYQRQNSSKSQYMDYLDYISSLCGQCGFNYEFDKLRIPSTKRICIVSCGRNYSESDHELKVSVVRDLVKYKCCSSDHININDSEKNNVYDNFKTRSSEIKVRNCTQLDKNFVEDLVILISKKLLIPSLLDEDDNIIKTMNCNNNKNVWNEGHPIKLNELAKSIPGEYLKQLKKECGGLQTLIKNHHYIFKIDKGMVCFRKPLKSNKNVSKSFISKSNKVITIRNREANLKKKICWFYKNHPDKCPLNNDECQFIHS, encoded by the exons atgaatttttatgatagCTTTGTGGAAGAACACGTCGTTGAAACGTCTGCTACACAAAAACAATTTTGGAATGCTGTTAATTTATGGAACGAAAGACCTAACAtagttaataagaaattaattggtATTGAAATGATAActaagtttcaaataaaaaatattgaatacatcgataatgtcataaatattttacgaataatTATTGAAGGTACTGATGTGTTGATTTCAAAAACAATAACTGAACGTTTAAAAGCTTCctgtaatgattatttatattttaacaatgataatgaaattgatATATGTTTTTACGTAAAGAAGttattaccaaaaatattaaatttgaaaatgctTACTGAAGTTGATGTTGCCATTTTTG attatattaataataaagcaacatttttcaatatcttttcaaTGACTAATACATGCATTGAGACAAATATGgatgataatataaattatgaaaaattgtatcATTATTGTTACCAAATAACTTTTAAAGAGTTTTTACatcataatgaattaaaagatattactttatcacatatttcattatcttttggGAATCAAatttcacattataaaaatacttgcatttctaattttaataataataaagagtggttgaaaaataagttactatgtaaaattgttaaatggTCAGAAGAAGGtgatgaaagtaataataatcaaattgatgaaaaatcaaCATCAGTTTGTAAATCAGGCTCTTTAagattaattagtattaatgAGTACTGTTTTCtatatcaaaaattgaaaaaaatgtatgggaaaaaatttgttaag ATTTGGCCAGAAAATACTGATCCTTTAAAGTTTGTTTATGAAGATGTCGCTATAGCGACTTATCTGTTACTTTTATGGGGTGATAAAAAGCAGAAGTTTGTTGATATGGGATGTGGCAATGGGTTATTGGTTCATATACTGACTTGTGAAGGACATGTTGGTATTGGTTTTGATGTAAGATCTAGAAAAATATGGGAGTTATACCCGAGTGGCACTGCTGACCTTCAG GTTAAAACAATTGTTCCTACAGTGGATGGTAGCTGTTTGTATCCAGATGTAGATTGGTTAATCGGCAATCACTCAGATGAATTAACACCTTGGATACCAGTAATTGCTTCATTAAgttcttataaatgtaattatttcctACTTCCTTGCTGTTCCTATGAGTTGAATGGCCAAAAATATCAGAGACAAAATTCATCTAAAAGTCAGTACATGGATTATTTAGATTATATCAGTTCATTATGTGGTCAGTGCGGATTCAATTATGAATTTGATAAATTAAGAATTCCTTCTACAAAACGTATTTGTATTGTTAGTTGTGGTCGTAATTATAGTGAAAGTGATCATGAGTTAAAAGTATCAGTTGTTCgtgatttagtaaaatataagtgTTGCTCATCTGATCATATTAATATAAacgattcagaaaaaaataatgtgtatgataattttaaaacaaggtCTAGTGAAATTAAAGTTAGAAACTGCACTCAGcttgataaaaattttgttgaagatCTTGTAATActaatatctaaaaaattgttaatcccATCATTGTTAGATGAAGAtgacaatattataaaaacaatgaactgtaataataataaaaatgtttggaatGAAGGACATCCTATTAAATTGAATGAGTTGGCTAAAAGTATACCTGGTGAATAtctaaagcaattaaaaaaagagtGTGGTGGTCtgcaaactttaattaaaaatcatcattatatttttaaaattgataaaggtATGGTTTGTTTTCGTAAACCGTTAAAATCAAACAAGAATGtgagtaaaagttttattagtaaGAGCAATAAAGTCATCACAATCAGAAACCGtgaagctaatttaaaaaaaaaaatatgttggtttTATAAAAACCATCCTGACAAATGTCCTCTTAATAATGACGAATGCCAATTTATTCATTCATAG